In the Dioscorea cayenensis subsp. rotundata cultivar TDr96_F1 chromosome 12, TDr96_F1_v2_PseudoChromosome.rev07_lg8_w22 25.fasta, whole genome shotgun sequence genome, one interval contains:
- the LOC120273185 gene encoding uncharacterized protein LOC120273185 codes for MSSSSSTKDIDVPYFKGENYNLWALMMKTMFRSKDLWKLVEKGFSEERDATRINESLKKDAKAMYLIQCALDARILVRISKAKTTKEAWDIIKTEFQGDSHNSNLQLNALQREFDAVKMKQGESIQDFVSRILDIVYQIRVLKQDLPQKAVVSKILRSLTPRFSQAVHSIIEAKDLNSLTVEQLSGSLKNHEAILNIEGTHLEGEKALHAGRGSVHHFDGPNRGGRGRGRSFSKGRGRGSGRSIEAGSMEPGRGGEPSKHYKNVQCFICKKFSHVKSQFVDGKALKIKGTGSVILYSSRGKVTTLNNVHFVPNLAHNLLSVGQMMDYGYDVEFTKGVCYIKDTESKTKVAQVCMTTHRLFPLEANDVLSTSITKGPARRAVVPWELVHADLRKLETFQKFKQFRLLVETQVSLPIKVLRTDRGGGFMSKEFEEYCIDTGIHCQLSAPQTPQQNGVAERKNRTITETARTLLKQMKMPPEYWVEAVATAVYIHNHSPTSAVKLQTPLEALTGEKQNIEHFRRTKFDSRSRAGVFISYSWNSRAYKIMDPDSERVHVSRNVRFFEEKQWDWLKRGDSNASNYEPVRDKGVTQVNNDLVQSTPFDQIYERQDDHLLNHSSSSNEQMATGEDGGTPTRYRKLTDIYNYCSFALTAGDPIFYEDPAKSSEWIAAMKEEMEAINRNQTWS; via the exons atgtcttcctcctcttcaACAAAGGACATTGATGTACCTTATTTCAAAGGTGAAAATTATAATCTTTGGGCATTGATGATGAAGACTATGTTCAGATCAAAAGATCTATGGAAGCTAGTAGAAAAAGGCTTCAGTGAAGAAAGAGATGCAACCAGAATTAATGAAAGTCTCAAGAAGGATGCCAAGGCCATGTATTTGATCCAGTGTGCCCTTGATGCTAGAATTCTGGTGAGGATCTCTAAAGCAAAGACAACAAAGGAGGCATGGGACATTATAAAAACAGAATTTCAAGGAGACTCACACAATTCAAATTTACAACTTAATGCACTTCAAAGAGAATTTGATGCCGTTAAGATGAAGCAAGGAGAAAGTATCCAAGACTTTGTAAGCAGGATTTTGGATATTGTGTATCAAATTAGAGTGCTGAAGCAAGATCTTCCTCAAAAGGCAGTGGTCTCTAAAATACTCAGAAGCTTAACCCCCAGATTTTCACAAGCAGTTCACTCAATTATTGAAGCTAAGGATCTGAACTCTCTTACTGTTGAGCAACTAAGTGGCTCACTAAAGAACCATGAAGCCATACTCAATATAGAGGGTACTCACCTTGAAGGAGAAAAGGCTTTGCATGCTGGTCGTGGCTCTGTGCACCACTTCGATGGTCCCAACAGAGGTGGAAGAGGACGAGGCCGCTCCTTTTCCAAAGGAAGGGGACGTGGGAGTGGTAGAAGCATTGAAGCTGGCAGTATGGAGCCAGGTCGAGGAGGAGAGCCCAGCAAACACTACAAGAATGTGCAATGTTTCATTTGTAAGAAGTTCAGTCATGTTAAATCTCAAT TCGTAGACGGAAAAGCTCTCAAAATTAAAGGAACAGGGAGTGTAATTCTCTATTCAAGCAGAGGAAAGGTTACCACTTTGAATAATGTACACTTTGTCCCAAATCTTGCTCACAATTTGCTGAGCGTTGGACAAATGATGGATTATGGATATGATGTTGAATTCACTAAGGGTGTGTGCTACATCAAAGATACCGAATCCAAGACAAAGGTGGCGCAAGTGTGTATGACTACTCACAGACTCTTTCCTTTAGAAGCAAATGATGTTCTCTCTACAAGTATCACAAAAGGTCCAGCAAGGAGAGCTGTAGTTCCCTGGGAACTTGTTCATGCAGATCTC AGGAAGCTGGAAACCtttcaaaaattcaagcaattcaGGTTGTTAGTGGAGACACAAGTCTCTCTTCCGATTAAGGTGCTGCGAACTGACCGTGGGGGAGGATTCATGTCTAAGGAATTTGAAGAATACTGCATTGATACTGGGATTCATTGTCAATTGTCCGCTCCTCAGACGCCGCAGCAGAATGGTGTCGCCGAGCGCAAGAATCGGACTATCACGGAGACGGCACGCACTCTGTTAAAGCAGATGAAGATGCCACCGGAATATTGGGTAGAAGCAGTTGCCACCGCCGTCTACATTCACAATCACTCACCTACTTCAGCTGTGAAGCTTCAGACGCCATTGGAAGCACTGACtggagaaaaacaaaatatagagcATTTCAGG AGAACTAAATTCGATTCCAGGTCAAGAGCGGGAGTGTTTATTAGCTACAGCTGGAACTCAAGAGCCTATAAAATCATGGACCCAGATTCTGAGCGCGTACACGTTAGCAGGAATGTGCGCTTTTTCGAAGAAAAGCAATGGGATTGGCTAAAACGAGGTGACTCAAATGCATCAAATTATGAGCCAGTACGTGATAAAGGTGTGACTCAAGTTAACAATGATCTTGTTCAATCCACACCGTTCGATCAGATCTATGAACGCCAAGATGATCATCTTCTAAAtcattcatcttcttcaaatgaACAAATGGCCACCGGAGAAGATGGTGGTACTCCGACGAGGTATCGAAAACTCACTGATATTTACAATTATTGTTCTTTTGCGCTTACAGCTGGCGATCCTATCTTCTATGAAGACCCTGCAAAGAGCAGTGAATGGATTGCAGCTATGAAAGAAGAGATGGAAGCAATTAACAGAAATCAAACATGGAGCTAG